A single genomic interval of Lathyrus oleraceus cultivar Zhongwan6 chromosome 7, CAAS_Psat_ZW6_1.0, whole genome shotgun sequence harbors:
- the LOC127102720 gene encoding uncharacterized protein LOC127102720, producing MLPWNVVENGKVEGMGLMGRTEGSDDKLEGDQNLGYDEYVTEEELLDDERWTMRVDLRGKSQDQSLSQSPNSIECHDIVGVDSEKRKTSMVMTLNFKAFFFVERKRNMPSLFFHSANVTTLQSLNLTSSLLFPNNQKLCSKPRFQSSIKINTPIPKHVPNKKVIILWDLDNKPPRGPPYDAALSLKTLAERFGDVVSISAYTKRHSFFNLPQWNTNQNPNPNSIPCRVCGHECKSIFDLKIHFKRVHLYQRKKLREKLKSIKLSRSKVWFVRRIHTYNEAAGNVVAPRVGFGLGSELRRAGVFVKVVKVGEKGNAADLWLEREMMSGEVGWLVLVSDDREFAEMLRKVREANLKTVVVGDYWDRDLGKNADLWLPWNVVENGKVEGMGLMGRTEGSDDELEGDQNLGYDEYVTEEELLDDERF from the exons ATGCTTCCTTGGAATGTTGTTGAGAATGGAAAGGTTGAGGGAATGGGTTTAATGGGAAGAACAGAGGGTTCAGATGATAAATTGGAAGGAGATCAGAATCTGGGCTATGATGAATATGTAACAGAGGAAGAGCTATTAGATGATGAAAG ATGGACAATGAGAGTAGATTTAAGGGGAAAAAGTCAAGACCAAAGTTTGTCTCAATCTCCGAATTCCATTGAGTGCCATGACATTGTTGGTGTTGATTCCGAAAAGAGAAAGACATCGATGGTGATGACTCTG AATTTTAAAGCATTCTTCTTCGTTGAGAGGAAGAGAAACATGCCTTCTCTGTTTTTCCACAGCGCAAACGTAACAACACTACAGTCTCTCAACTTAACTTCTTCACTTCTTTTCCCAAATAATCAGAAACTCTGCTCAAAACCCCGTTTCCAATCCTCCATCAAAATCAATACACCAATCCCCAAACACGTCCCTAACAAAAAGGTTATAATCCTCTGGGACCTCGACAACAAACCTCCACGTGGACCTCCATACGACGCCGCACTCTCTCTCAAAACCCTCGCCGAACGCTTCGGCGACGTCGTTTCAATCTCCGCTTACACAAAACGACACTCCTTCTTCAATCTCCCTCAATGGAAtaccaaccaaaaccctaaccctAATTCGATTCCCTGCCGTGTCTGCGGTCACGAATGTAAATCAATTTTCGATCTCAAAATTCATTTCAAGAGAGTTCATCTGTACCAGCGTAAGAAGTTAAGGGAAAAATTGAAATCCATTAAGTTGAGCCGGTCGAAGGTCTGGTTCGTTCGGAGAATCCATACTTATAATGAAGCTGCGGGAAATGTTGTTGCGCCTAGGGTTGGATTTGGTTTGGGTTCGGAGTTGCGGCGCGCAGGGGTTTTCGTTAAAGTTGTGAAGGTTGGTGAGAAGGGGAATGCGGCGGATTTGTGGTTGGAGAGGGAGATGATGAGTGGAGAGGTTGGTTGGTTGGTTTTGGTTTCGGATGATCGGGAATTTGCGGAGATGTTGAGGAAGGTTAGGGAAGCGAATTTGAAGACTGTTGTTGTTGGAGATTATTGGGATAGGGATTTGGGGAAGAATGCTGATTTGTGGCTTCCTTGGAATGTTGTTGAGAATGGAAAGGTTGAGGGAATGGGTTTAATGGGAAGAACAGAGGGTTCGGATGATGAATTGGAAGGAGATCAGAATCTGGGCTATGATGAATATGTAACAGAGGAAGAACTATTAGATGATGAAAGGTTTTAA
- the LOC127107835 gene encoding long chain base biosynthesis protein 1 — protein sequence MFSAIPAFSKKGDIIVADEGVHWGIQNGLYLSRSTVVYFKHNDMDSLSKTLENITSKYKGTKNLRRYIVVEALYQNSGQIAPLDEIIKLKEKYRFRILLDESNSFGVLGSSGRGLTEHYGVPVEKLDLITAAMGHALATEGGFCTGSARVIDHQRLSSSGYVFSASLPPYLASAAITAIDVLDENPNLLTKLKNNIAVLWKGLSRIPSFTIASHPESPIVYLRLKQSTGSLKDDLQLLENIAERVRNAVLF from the exons ATGTTCAGTGCTATTCCCGCATTCTCTAAAAAAGGAGATATAATTGTGGC AGACGAGGGAGTCCACTGGGGAATACAAAATGGCCTTTATCTTTCTAGAAGCACAGTCGTATATTTTAAGCACAATGACATGGATTCTTTAAGTAAAACTTTAGAGAACATTACTTCCAAATATAAGGGGACAAAAAATTTGAGGCGATATATTGTCGTTGAAGCTCTCTACCAG AATTCTGGCCAAATAGCACCCTTAGATGAGATCATTAAATTGAAGGAAAAATATCGTTTTCGTATTTTATTGGATGAGAGCAACTCGTTTGGTGTACTTGGAAGTTCTGGAAGAGGTCTCACCGAACACTATGGAGTACCA GTTGAGAAATTAGATCTTATAACTGCTGCTATGGGACATGCATTGGCCACAGAAGGAGGATTCTGCACCGGAAGTGCAAGAGTTATTGATCATCAA CGGTTGAGTAGTTCTGGCTATGTCTTTTCTGCTTCTTTGCCTCCATATCTTGCAAGTGCTGCAATTACAGCTATTGATGTCCTTGATGAAAATCCCAATCTGTTAACAAAATTGAAGAACAACATTGCTGTGTTATGGAAAG GGCTGTCGAGAATACCAAGCTTCACAATCGCAAGTCATCCAGAGTCACCAATTGTTTATTTGAGATTAAAGCAGTCAACAGGTTCTTTGAAAGATGACCTACAACTGCTTGAAAATATTGCCGAGCGAGTAAGAAATGCAGTTCTTTTTTGA